A window of the Chloroflexus sp. Y-396-1 genome harbors these coding sequences:
- a CDS encoding ParA family protein, whose protein sequence is MKQQSTQPRIMAIANQKGGVGKTTTAVNVAGELARRGRRVLLVDIDPQGNATTSLGIAKASLTVTSYDLLLGGAPPETIPQPSGRDRLDIIPADQELAGASIELVDVARREWRLRDGLVSLFPRYDWIIIDCPPSLGLLTLNALCAANAVLIPLQCEYLALEGLAQLKQTLERVRESLNPNLRIIGVVMTMYDGRTNLAQQVVDEVQRYFPRLICRTLIPRSVRLSEAPSHGRIAHEYEPHGRGAQAYALLTEELIGREERIL, encoded by the coding sequence GTGAAACAGCAATCAACACAACCTCGCATTATGGCGATTGCCAACCAGAAAGGTGGGGTTGGCAAAACAACGACTGCCGTTAATGTCGCTGGTGAGCTTGCACGTCGTGGGCGACGGGTCCTGCTGGTAGATATCGATCCGCAGGGAAATGCCACCACCAGTCTTGGGATTGCAAAGGCTTCGTTGACCGTTACCAGCTACGATCTGCTGCTCGGTGGGGCGCCGCCAGAAACAATCCCGCAACCGAGTGGCCGGGATCGCCTTGACATCATTCCGGCCGATCAGGAACTGGCCGGTGCGTCGATTGAACTGGTTGATGTAGCGCGGCGTGAGTGGCGATTGCGCGATGGGTTGGTGAGTCTGTTCCCACGTTATGACTGGATCATTATTGACTGTCCACCCTCGTTGGGTTTACTCACCCTCAATGCCCTCTGTGCTGCGAATGCCGTTCTCATCCCATTGCAGTGTGAATATCTCGCACTGGAAGGGTTGGCGCAGCTTAAACAGACATTGGAACGGGTGCGCGAAAGCCTCAATCCGAACCTACGGATCATCGGCGTTGTCATGACCATGTACGATGGGCGGACTAATCTGGCCCAACAGGTGGTTGATGAGGTGCAACGCTACTTTCCCCGCCTGATCTGCCGAACCCTTATCCCGCGCAGTGTACGATTGAGCGAAGCTCCCAGTCATGGCCGTATAGCCCATGAGTATGAACCACACGGTCGCGGTGCACAAGCCTACGCCCTGTTAACCGAAGAACTAATCGGACGAGAGGAGCGAATCTTATGA
- a CDS encoding peptidoglycan DD-metalloendopeptidase family protein, whose translation MQGVFTRSPWLERWWRRQRRLAAARETVRCLRDGRYRRRDISATVDGRQRWSLRCFRFSRYVAHLLLVVSAIFILFVDRTLPLQAFISTPSSTLPVVTASVAPVGQAIMIAPAVRRTSTMKVEPIAPDLQAPVVVATAFQATHILAENETLTEIAARYRIPLRTLVWTNQLDRGDALRVGQPLRIARLAGMTHTVAAGETLIELAERYGVAPEAIATFAPNRLTNGQLVVGREIFIPGGQLPWTSEQEATFAQRKAEPVGIVLNDETNVRSGPSTDHPRQAQLSAGRQVALRGRYQDWVKIDIGDISGWIRVDLLSVDAGQVQALPEVRDFPPPPPRWVWPAQGVVTSGFGPRWGGFHNGIDIANAAWTPIVAASSGWVREAGWCSGYGYCVKIRHPGGIETIYGHLITRPVVRVGQEVRAGQLIGHMGSTYDRAGGGYSTGVHLHFTILVNGRAVNPLRYLP comes from the coding sequence ATGCAAGGTGTCTTTACTCGTTCTCCCTGGCTTGAGCGATGGTGGCGGCGTCAGCGACGACTGGCAGCGGCACGGGAAACGGTGCGCTGTCTGCGTGATGGTCGGTATCGCCGTCGGGATATTTCTGCGACGGTTGACGGTCGGCAGCGATGGTCTCTCCGATGCTTCCGATTCTCACGGTACGTTGCTCACCTGCTGCTAGTGGTAAGCGCTATCTTCATTCTCTTCGTAGATCGCACCCTTCCGCTTCAAGCATTCATTTCTACTCCGTCGTCCACCTTGCCGGTGGTAACTGCGTCAGTGGCGCCGGTTGGTCAGGCAATAATGATTGCACCGGCAGTGCGTCGCACTTCTACTATGAAGGTAGAACCAATTGCCCCCGACCTTCAGGCTCCTGTGGTCGTGGCTACTGCCTTTCAGGCGACCCATATTCTGGCCGAGAATGAGACACTGACCGAGATCGCAGCGCGTTACCGGATACCATTAAGGACGTTGGTCTGGACGAATCAGCTTGATCGTGGTGATGCCTTGCGGGTTGGTCAGCCGTTACGGATTGCGCGTCTAGCAGGGATGACGCACACGGTCGCAGCGGGTGAGACACTTATCGAGCTAGCAGAGCGCTACGGTGTAGCCCCAGAAGCCATTGCAACCTTTGCCCCGAATCGTTTGACCAATGGTCAGCTTGTTGTCGGTCGTGAGATATTCATTCCCGGTGGCCAATTGCCGTGGACGAGTGAACAGGAAGCGACCTTTGCGCAACGGAAAGCCGAGCCGGTCGGGATCGTATTGAATGATGAAACAAATGTTCGATCTGGTCCGAGTACGGATCATCCTCGACAGGCGCAGTTGTCAGCCGGTCGGCAGGTAGCGCTACGTGGTCGTTATCAAGATTGGGTGAAGATTGACATTGGGGACATTTCTGGCTGGATTCGGGTTGATTTGCTATCGGTTGATGCTGGTCAAGTACAGGCCTTGCCAGAAGTACGCGATTTTCCGCCACCTCCACCGCGCTGGGTCTGGCCAGCACAGGGGGTCGTGACGTCGGGTTTTGGGCCGCGGTGGGGAGGTTTTCACAATGGGATCGATATTGCCAATGCTGCATGGACACCAATTGTGGCTGCGAGCAGTGGTTGGGTTCGTGAAGCCGGTTGGTGTAGTGGGTACGGCTATTGTGTGAAGATCCGCCATCCTGGTGGTATTGAAACGATCTATGGACATCTTATTACTCGGCCGGTTGTGCGGGTCGGTCAGGAAGTGAGGGCTGGTCAGTTGATCGGTCATATGGGAAGCACGTATGATCGAGCCGGTGGTGGTTATTCGACCGGTGTTCACTTACACTTTACGATTCTGGTTAATGGTCGTGCGGTGAACCCTTTGCGATACCTTCCCTGA
- a CDS encoding bifunctional nuclease family protein → MIRVVVDSIRVSLLTQSRVVVLRETEGNRYLPIWIGQFEADAIAMAIQGHEPQRPMTHDLLKAAIGELDGFVRQIYINDIRDNTFFARILIDQAGRTIELDARPSDAIALAERVQAPIFVADHVLEQAGVLFDEEEQAGETATPPPPSGEPVTEETSTENEPELNEDSLSIFRNFINTLDLDDRDRPSEKS, encoded by the coding sequence ATGATACGAGTCGTCGTCGATAGTATCCGTGTCAGCCTATTGACGCAGAGCCGGGTCGTCGTCCTCCGCGAAACTGAAGGGAATCGCTATCTGCCAATCTGGATCGGCCAGTTTGAAGCCGATGCCATTGCGATGGCTATTCAGGGTCACGAACCACAACGACCAATGACCCACGATCTGCTCAAGGCTGCCATCGGTGAGCTTGACGGATTTGTCCGTCAAATCTATATCAATGATATTCGCGATAATACCTTCTTCGCACGCATCCTGATCGATCAGGCAGGACGAACGATTGAACTGGATGCGCGGCCAAGCGACGCTATCGCGCTCGCTGAGCGCGTGCAGGCCCCGATCTTTGTTGCCGACCACGTCTTGGAACAGGCCGGTGTTCTGTTTGACGAAGAAGAACAAGCTGGTGAGACGGCGACACCTCCACCACCATCAGGTGAACCAGTAACCGAAGAAACCAGCACTGAAAACGAGCCAGAACTTAACGAAGACTCTCTCTCAATCTTTCGTAACTTCATTAATACGCTCGATCTCGATGACCGTGATCGACCTAGCGAGAAGTCGTAA
- a CDS encoding phosphoribosyltransferase family protein, protein MEPSHPSLCAPFPPLVQRIEREGIVVNNHILKIDHFLNHRIETDLMAAIGAELTARLQPFSIDLIVTAEASGIPPALATALIAHLPLVYAKKYDPDVPTPALHRRIPSPTRGREVQLAITARFIPAGSRVAIVDDFLANGRTAMALSEMVREVGANVVAAAFVVEKQFQPGRALLQEQGIPVIALAQIARFVDGRPEITGWPLPV, encoded by the coding sequence ATGGAACCATCACATCCCTCATTGTGTGCGCCGTTTCCGCCGCTTGTGCAACGCATAGAGCGTGAAGGGATTGTGGTAAATAACCACATCCTCAAAATCGATCATTTTCTCAACCATCGGATTGAAACAGATCTGATGGCCGCTATCGGCGCAGAACTAACTGCCCGCCTGCAACCGTTTTCTATCGACCTCATCGTGACTGCTGAAGCGAGTGGGATTCCGCCGGCATTAGCCACGGCCTTGATAGCACATCTTCCACTTGTATACGCCAAGAAATATGATCCTGATGTGCCAACACCGGCACTCCACCGGCGGATTCCTTCGCCAACCCGTGGTCGTGAGGTGCAACTGGCAATCACGGCCCGCTTCATTCCTGCCGGTAGTCGTGTGGCAATTGTCGATGATTTTCTAGCGAATGGACGTACTGCAATGGCATTGTCTGAGATGGTGCGCGAGGTAGGCGCCAATGTCGTTGCCGCAGCATTCGTCGTGGAAAAGCAATTTCAACCGGGACGTGCACTGCTCCAGGAACAGGGGATTCCGGTTATTGCTCTGGCGCAGATTGCACGGTTTGTTGATGGTCGCCCTGAAATCACCGGTTGGCCACTACCTGTCTGA
- the ruvA gene encoding Holliday junction branch migration protein RuvA, with the protein MIASVRGVIQSIGIDHLIIETGGIGFLIYAPRPTLNTIGEVGREVVLHTLLIVREDALTLYGFSDPAQRNLFEQLIGVSGIGPKIALNLLSSGTPDEVRNSIASGDVARLARVPGIGKKTAERIVLELRGKLDLRQVANASSVNLHTIDRELSDILISLGYSAAEAAAAIAALPVDAPPTLEERLRLALRYFGSA; encoded by the coding sequence ATGATTGCATCTGTTCGAGGCGTTATCCAGAGCATTGGCATCGATCATCTTATCATCGAAACAGGTGGAATAGGATTTCTCATTTATGCGCCTCGTCCAACTTTAAACACCATCGGCGAGGTTGGCAGAGAAGTTGTGTTGCATACCCTGTTGATTGTACGAGAAGATGCGCTCACTCTCTACGGCTTCAGCGATCCTGCTCAACGAAATCTCTTCGAGCAGTTGATTGGGGTGAGCGGGATCGGCCCCAAGATTGCACTGAATCTTCTATCGAGCGGAACACCCGACGAGGTACGAAATAGTATCGCCAGTGGCGACGTAGCTCGCCTGGCACGGGTGCCAGGAATTGGCAAAAAAACAGCCGAACGGATCGTTCTGGAGTTACGTGGCAAGCTAGATCTGCGCCAGGTCGCTAATGCTAGCAGTGTGAATCTGCATACTATAGATCGCGAATTGAGCGATATATTGATAAGCCTAGGCTACAGTGCAGCAGAAGCGGCAGCAGCCATTGCAGCCTTACCGGTTGATGCCCCGCCAACGTTAGAAGAGCGTTTACGTCTCGCTCTCCGTTACTTCGGTAGCGCCTGA
- a CDS encoding isoprenylcysteine carboxylmethyltransferase family protein translates to MRIRSPLRSFGLVCGQFACLGAIVLSGPLIPASLLLLGLLLVGVGLGVWALITMRMDRLSVLPDPLPHVELVNTGPYRLIRHPMYTSLLIVTLAWVLAAPIWWRWGLWFSLLVVLVVKLSYEEQLLQCRLPGYDAYRKRTWRLVPFIW, encoded by the coding sequence ATGCGAATCCGTTCACCACTACGTTCCTTCGGGTTAGTGTGTGGCCAGTTTGCGTGCCTGGGTGCGATTGTCTTGAGTGGCCCCTTGATCCCTGCATCGCTGTTGTTGCTTGGTCTTTTACTCGTCGGTGTTGGGTTAGGAGTTTGGGCGCTCATAACTATGCGCATGGATCGTCTTTCAGTCTTGCCTGATCCGCTACCGCACGTCGAGTTGGTCAATACTGGCCCCTACCGCCTGATACGTCATCCGATGTATACCAGTCTCCTGATCGTCACCCTGGCCTGGGTGCTGGCTGCGCCGATATGGTGGCGCTGGGGATTGTGGTTTTCCTTGCTGGTCGTACTGGTTGTCAAACTAAGCTACGAAGAACAGTTACTGCAATGCCGGCTTCCTGGATATGACGCCTATCGAAAACGCACATGGCGATTGGTTCCGTTTATCTGGTAA
- a CDS encoding MgtC/SapB family protein encodes MIEKQPNGEERVRAAIVFDSNPHTELFYQFGLALLIGALIGLQREQAHSGVGELFAGVRTYAIVGVIGCAGGLVATTLQAPEIFAALVVVIGGLLIAAYILGSKQEGLGLTSEMALITTLLCGGMVAWGYGTLAAAVGVATAGLLAMKSRLHTFAHQLSSQDMQAALTLAAISLIILPVLPNTAIGPPPFDVINPQKIWFLVVLISAFNFIGYILHQIIGATRGIALTGLIGGIVSSTAVTLGNTQRSRSDPQLSGAYALAILLAWNVMFVRVLVLAGVIAPHVLSRLWPIIIAGGGSCLLGSIWQAKQAQHNEVTSLVLSNPLELGAAISFSLFYTAILIGANLARSLFGDAGLYLSSIFGGLLDVDAITLSLSELANTGDGISEVTAARAIGIATLTNTLVKGGIVIVGGSPLLRRTIVPVLTLISGTMLAALLWPW; translated from the coding sequence ATGATAGAGAAGCAACCGAACGGTGAAGAACGGGTAAGGGCAGCAATCGTGTTTGATAGCAATCCACACACTGAACTTTTTTACCAATTTGGCCTGGCCCTACTCATTGGTGCGCTCATCGGCCTGCAACGCGAGCAGGCTCATAGTGGTGTTGGCGAATTGTTTGCCGGGGTGCGCACCTACGCCATTGTTGGCGTGATCGGTTGTGCCGGTGGGCTGGTCGCGACCACATTGCAAGCGCCAGAGATTTTTGCTGCATTGGTAGTGGTTATCGGAGGATTGTTAATCGCTGCCTACATTTTGGGAAGCAAGCAAGAGGGGCTAGGACTAACCAGTGAGATGGCACTCATTACGACTTTGCTTTGCGGAGGAATGGTAGCCTGGGGATACGGCACGTTGGCCGCAGCGGTCGGTGTAGCGACCGCCGGCCTACTGGCAATGAAGTCCCGGCTACATACATTCGCTCATCAACTCAGCTCGCAAGATATGCAGGCAGCATTAACGCTGGCAGCAATCAGCCTGATAATTCTGCCGGTTTTACCCAATACGGCAATAGGCCCACCACCATTCGATGTTATTAATCCACAGAAGATATGGTTTTTAGTAGTACTCATCTCGGCGTTTAACTTCATTGGGTATATCTTACACCAGATCATTGGCGCGACTCGCGGTATCGCGTTAACCGGCCTCATCGGCGGGATCGTCTCTTCAACTGCGGTCACGTTAGGTAACACACAGCGCAGTCGGAGTGACCCTCAATTAAGTGGGGCGTATGCGTTGGCAATTCTCCTGGCCTGGAATGTTATGTTCGTGCGAGTGCTCGTTCTTGCAGGCGTTATAGCACCACACGTTCTTAGCAGACTGTGGCCGATCATCATCGCGGGTGGTGGGAGTTGCCTCCTTGGTAGTATCTGGCAGGCCAAGCAAGCGCAGCACAACGAAGTCACCTCTCTCGTCTTGAGTAACCCACTGGAGCTAGGCGCAGCTATCAGTTTCAGCTTGTTCTACACTGCTATTTTGATCGGCGCAAATCTCGCTCGCAGTCTGTTCGGAGATGCCGGCCTCTACCTTTCGAGCATCTTTGGCGGATTGCTCGACGTAGATGCAATCACCCTTTCACTTAGTGAACTGGCAAACACAGGCGATGGGATTAGCGAGGTCACTGCTGCGCGAGCAATCGGGATTGCAACTCTGACCAACACGTTAGTCAAGGGCGGAATAGTCATCGTTGGCGGATCGCCCCTCTTGCGACGAACCATCGTACCGGTGCTTACCTTGATCAGCGGTACTATGTTGGCTGCACTGTTGTGGCCATGGTAA
- a CDS encoding DUF429 domain-containing protein — MYQQTVYLGLDLAWSERNLSGLAACCGSSQGAQLCYHPRRLQTTDEIVQAIRDLCGDKPAILAIDAPLLVPNETGLRRAEAELAAAFRRYDAGPHPANRRLLRRYGGIRGETIVTALANDGFRYVPMIEAGAGGRLIVEVFPHPATVVLFHLPRILKYKARPGRALSERQQELRRYLNLLTELQRLDPPLSGVQSLWAGIEIEQLGPTALKAIEDEADALLCAYIALYGHRWGAARCRSFGTVEGGTIFTPYWYDREATER, encoded by the coding sequence ATGTATCAACAGACGGTATATCTCGGTTTAGACCTTGCGTGGTCAGAACGCAATCTCAGCGGTTTAGCAGCGTGTTGTGGGAGTTCTCAGGGAGCACAGCTCTGTTATCATCCACGCCGGCTGCAAACAACCGATGAAATTGTGCAAGCAATACGAGACCTTTGTGGCGATAAACCGGCAATTCTGGCGATTGACGCACCGTTGCTCGTGCCAAACGAAACCGGGCTGCGGCGCGCAGAAGCCGAACTGGCGGCAGCTTTTCGGAGGTACGATGCCGGGCCGCATCCGGCAAACCGCCGGTTGTTACGCCGGTATGGCGGAATACGGGGCGAAACGATTGTCACGGCCTTGGCCAATGATGGGTTTCGTTATGTACCAATGATAGAGGCCGGGGCAGGTGGACGACTGATTGTTGAGGTCTTTCCCCATCCGGCAACTGTCGTCCTCTTTCACCTCCCCCGTATCTTGAAATATAAAGCGCGGCCAGGTCGAGCACTGAGCGAACGACAGCAAGAACTCAGGCGTTATCTCAACCTACTCACAGAACTCCAGCGGCTAGATCCACCATTATCGGGGGTACAAAGTCTTTGGGCAGGAATCGAAATTGAGCAGTTAGGGCCAACGGCACTCAAAGCTATCGAAGATGAGGCAGACGCTTTGCTTTGTGCGTATATTGCACTTTACGGTCACCGCTGGGGTGCGGCTCGTTGTCGGAGTTTCGGTACCGTAGAGGGGGGCACCATTTTTACGCCGTACTGGTATGATAGAGAAGCAACCGAACGGTGA
- a CDS encoding chemotaxis protein CheW translates to MSLLKPPPTAMVIVCRIGSRFVALPLHTVVHTARLGELTPPGDAPAVVCGIVSLHGTTVPVIDGRSLLGEPPGYNLDSHILLATTDGDQLPEIGLLVDEVISLHRVGADGLSPLTHIDGFSCGVVNDLPQPALLLDIDELFAIAHGSARD, encoded by the coding sequence ATGAGTCTACTCAAGCCACCGCCAACAGCAATGGTTATTGTGTGTCGGATCGGTAGCCGATTCGTTGCTTTACCACTGCATACCGTAGTTCACACTGCTCGCCTCGGTGAACTGACACCTCCCGGCGATGCACCAGCGGTCGTTTGCGGGATCGTCTCACTCCATGGGACAACGGTACCCGTCATTGATGGTCGCTCGCTGCTCGGCGAACCGCCTGGCTATAATCTTGACAGTCATATTCTGCTTGCAACTACGGATGGTGATCAACTACCAGAAATCGGTTTGCTGGTCGATGAGGTGATCAGCCTGCATCGAGTCGGTGCCGATGGGCTGTCACCACTTACGCACATCGACGGTTTCTCATGTGGAGTGGTGAACGACCTACCTCAACCTGCGCTCCTGCTCGACATTGATGAGCTGTTTGCGATAGCGCATGGCAGTGCCCGTGACTGA
- a CDS encoding NAD(P)/FAD-dependent oxidoreductase: MSQRIIIVGAGPGGLATAIRLAGRGYQVEIFEAVDRPGGRMRGFSLGDYHFDTGPTILQVPRVYDDLFQSVGLRFSDYVTLVRLDPNTRIRFWDGEYLDLTSNISAFKAQLARFDPNLPTEFERWYIEHIRKNVVGYEPYLGTPVRSPLGYLKPREIAAALAFRPWESLYDHFKRFFRDERVVYALSYQAKYLGMHPTACSSIFSLITFLEFAEGIWHPLGGFRALAAGLAKAATDVGVMIHYNRPVKQVIVEQGRACGVELSDGKRVSADAVVVNADFGYALTHLIPPHARGTYTDQKLNKMEFSCSTFMLYLGVNRRWDDLPHHQLYLSANIRRNDPLWAKSAVLDEDDPSFYVCNPTIVDPSNAPPGHSTLFVLVPVPNLRYPVNWADVEQRYRDLILRQMAKLGFEDVERHIVVERRYTAETWRDEHHTYLGAVFNLIHSWSQLGPFRPHIRHNGARNLYWIGGAVHPGSGLMTILEAAKSAIHFISEDLPLGQPTEVRSVR, translated from the coding sequence GTGTCACAGCGTATTATTATTGTCGGTGCAGGCCCTGGAGGGTTAGCCACAGCTATCCGGCTGGCCGGGCGCGGCTATCAGGTTGAAATCTTTGAGGCAGTTGATCGACCGGGTGGGCGGATGCGAGGCTTCTCACTCGGCGATTACCATTTTGATACAGGACCAACTATCTTGCAGGTACCGCGGGTATACGACGATCTCTTTCAGAGTGTTGGCCTGCGTTTTAGCGATTATGTGACGCTGGTGCGTCTCGATCCAAACACTCGTATCCGGTTTTGGGATGGTGAGTATCTTGATTTGACGTCGAACATTTCTGCATTTAAAGCCCAATTAGCACGATTCGACCCGAATCTACCCACCGAATTTGAACGCTGGTACATCGAACATATCCGTAAAAATGTGGTCGGTTATGAACCGTACCTCGGCACACCAGTACGTAGCCCGCTGGGGTACCTGAAACCACGTGAAATCGCAGCCGCCCTGGCATTCCGGCCATGGGAAAGTCTTTACGATCACTTCAAGCGCTTCTTCCGTGATGAACGAGTTGTTTATGCACTGTCGTACCAGGCCAAATATTTGGGGATGCATCCAACGGCCTGCTCAAGTATCTTTAGTCTGATAACCTTCCTTGAATTTGCCGAAGGTATCTGGCACCCACTGGGCGGATTTCGCGCTCTGGCTGCCGGACTGGCAAAGGCGGCTACCGATGTAGGAGTAATGATCCACTATAACCGACCCGTTAAACAAGTCATTGTCGAGCAGGGACGAGCCTGCGGCGTTGAGCTAAGCGACGGTAAGCGTGTCAGTGCCGATGCAGTTGTGGTTAATGCTGATTTTGGGTATGCGCTGACCCACCTTATTCCGCCACACGCCCGTGGAACGTACACCGACCAAAAACTGAACAAGATGGAGTTCTCATGTTCGACTTTTATGCTCTATCTGGGCGTTAATCGACGATGGGATGATCTCCCTCACCATCAACTGTATTTGTCAGCCAACATTCGTCGCAACGATCCGCTATGGGCGAAGAGCGCAGTGCTCGATGAAGACGATCCGTCGTTCTATGTCTGCAATCCGACCATCGTCGATCCATCGAATGCCCCCCCTGGCCATAGTACACTCTTTGTATTGGTACCGGTACCTAATTTACGCTACCCGGTGAATTGGGCGGATGTTGAACAGCGATACCGCGATCTGATCCTTCGTCAGATGGCAAAACTCGGCTTTGAAGATGTTGAACGCCATATCGTGGTTGAGAGACGGTACACCGCAGAAACCTGGCGTGACGAGCATCACACCTATCTTGGTGCTGTCTTTAACCTGATTCATAGCTGGAGTCAGCTTGGGCCGTTTCGCCCTCATATTCGTCACAATGGAGCGCGCAACCTCTATTGGATCGGTGGGGCGGTGCATCCGGGGAGTGGATTAATGACGATCCTGGAAGCGGCTAAGAGTGCGATTCATTTCATAAGTGAAGATTTGCCCCTTGGTCAGCCGACTGAGGTGAGGAGTGTAAGGTAG
- a CDS encoding YbjN domain-containing protein, whose amino-acid sequence MSMDNSSPDAIVLPAQVSRDWLFQLYSNAYFDVELDSDGDICIRDGFRIWVFPIREGEQVRFMSQFRANPMHELIDRLQYANRINDELHFIRCYVDRDGDIGFDSYLIVSGGVTRRNIVFATRAFIDHVRAALAKDDTDVIA is encoded by the coding sequence ATGAGTATGGACAACTCCTCACCCGACGCGATTGTCCTTCCGGCCCAAGTCAGTCGAGATTGGTTATTCCAGCTTTATAGTAATGCCTACTTCGACGTTGAACTCGACAGCGACGGCGACATCTGCATCCGCGATGGTTTTCGCATCTGGGTATTTCCCATCCGAGAGGGTGAACAGGTTCGGTTTATGTCGCAGTTTCGGGCCAATCCGATGCACGAACTTATAGACCGCTTGCAATACGCTAATCGCATCAATGACGAGTTGCATTTTATTCGCTGTTATGTTGATCGCGATGGCGACATTGGTTTCGACAGCTATCTTATCGTGTCAGGGGGTGTGACCCGCCGGAACATCGTTTTCGCCACACGAGCCTTTATCGACCATGTACGAGCAGCTTTGGCCAAGGATGATACCGATGTCATTGCTTAG
- a CDS encoding TrpB-like pyridoxal phosphate-dependent enzyme: METIKYLLSEDRLPETWYNIAADLPSLPPPPLHPATGQPIGPADLAPLFPMELIRQEVSTERAIPIPDEVRSIYRQWRPTPLFRARRLERALDTPARIYYKYEGVSPAGSHKPNTAVAQAYYNKQEGVRRLVTETGAGQWGSSLAFAGALFGLEVEVFMVKVSYEQKPYRRALMETYGARVIASPSMETAAGRAILAQNPESTGSLGIAISEAVEVAVQRDDTRYALGSVLNHVLLHQTVIGQEAMIQMEMAGDYPDVVVGCTGGGSNFAGIAFPFIGAKLRGERPLRVVAVEPAACPSLTKGKYAYDYGDTAHLTPLVKMHTLGSSFIPPGIHAGGLRYHGMAPLVSHLLEIGIIEAIAIQQLETFAAGVQFARTEGILPAPEANHAIAGVIREALRCKEEGKSEVILFNLCGHGHFDLQAYMDYQAGKLRDYEYSDAEVAMALAGLPAVGA, from the coding sequence GTGGAGACTATCAAGTATCTGCTCAGTGAAGATCGCTTGCCGGAGACCTGGTATAACATTGCCGCCGATCTACCATCTCTGCCACCGCCGCCCTTGCATCCGGCTACCGGTCAACCGATTGGTCCTGCCGATCTGGCGCCACTCTTTCCGATGGAGCTGATCAGACAGGAAGTCAGTACCGAGCGGGCTATTCCTATCCCTGATGAGGTGCGATCTATTTACCGCCAATGGCGACCAACTCCACTATTCCGCGCCCGTCGGCTCGAGCGGGCTCTGGATACACCGGCTCGTATCTACTACAAGTACGAGGGTGTCAGCCCGGCAGGCAGCCATAAGCCCAATACGGCAGTGGCGCAGGCGTATTACAACAAGCAAGAAGGTGTCCGCCGATTGGTCACCGAGACGGGCGCTGGTCAGTGGGGGTCATCACTGGCTTTTGCCGGTGCACTCTTTGGGCTTGAAGTGGAAGTGTTTATGGTGAAGGTTAGCTATGAGCAGAAGCCATACCGCCGTGCTCTGATGGAGACCTACGGTGCACGGGTGATTGCTAGTCCCAGTATGGAGACGGCTGCCGGTCGTGCGATTCTGGCCCAGAATCCGGAGAGTACCGGTAGTCTGGGGATTGCAATCTCTGAAGCGGTTGAGGTTGCTGTGCAGCGCGATGATACACGCTATGCGCTTGGCAGTGTGCTCAATCACGTACTCCTTCATCAGACGGTCATCGGTCAGGAAGCGATGATCCAAATGGAGATGGCCGGTGATTATCCAGATGTCGTTGTTGGTTGCACCGGTGGCGGATCAAATTTTGCCGGTATCGCCTTCCCCTTTATCGGTGCGAAATTGCGCGGTGAACGCCCGTTGCGTGTGGTCGCTGTTGAGCCTGCCGCTTGTCCATCGCTAACCAAGGGGAAATATGCCTACGACTACGGCGATACTGCCCATCTGACACCGTTGGTTAAGATGCACACGCTCGGTAGCAGCTTTATACCGCCTGGTATTCACGCTGGTGGGCTGCGTTACCATGGAATGGCACCGCTGGTTAGTCACCTGCTTGAGATAGGGATCATTGAGGCGATTGCTATTCAGCAACTTGAAACCTTCGCTGCTGGCGTACAGTTCGCCCGCACAGAAGGAATCCTGCCAGCGCCGGAAGCTAACCACGCTATCGCCGGCGTGATCCGTGAAGCTCTGCGCTGCAAAGAAGAGGGCAAGAGTGAAGTGATCCTCTTCAACCTTTGCGGTCACGGTCATTTTGATCTGCAAGCCTACATGGATTACCAGGCCGGCAAGTTGCGTGATTACGAGTATTCTGATGCCGAAGTGGCAATGGCATTGGCCGGGCTGCCCGCAGTGGGTGCGTAG